A single region of the Microcoleus sp. FACHB-831 genome encodes:
- a CDS encoding DMT family transporter — translation MGQLQDQPDREIDGADKPTETLLKSAIRQLKNQQQNLQSVIEKLQQDIEQIKTEQQAQRQQVNNWPTNSQQQVQPQIPVASVTPPLGNELIKGVGLVLLYSLLMSLQNVVTRVILKEQSIFGMFKLGGFISPSPGNSLLILFIRVALAAPIMAFGVAPLVYPNTWRDIKQLLKPKERPRLWFAIISGVCLFLSQFFIYIALGNIPTGVATTIFFIYPLVTILLEWLLFEKQPTSTLILAMVTICIGGYLTIPNLSAGANNNIGLGAATAIASGVTFALYLIFTKLSKLKGAPVSVISFSTILVLSWLGLLVVGYDIDGGMWPKLVGAGVVLALTTLFGYLFNNMGIFLLGPTLASVIGASGPAFTVILALLLIQESLQINQWIGVGLVTLWVLGISLENRKRQA, via the coding sequence ATGGGGCAACTACAAGATCAACCAGATCGCGAAATCGACGGAGCCGATAAACCAACAGAAACTTTGCTCAAATCTGCGATTCGTCAACTTAAAAACCAGCAGCAAAATTTGCAAAGTGTCATCGAAAAACTTCAACAAGATATTGAACAGATCAAAACTGAACAACAAGCCCAGCGCCAGCAAGTAAATAATTGGCCAACTAACAGTCAACAACAAGTTCAACCACAAATTCCAGTAGCATCTGTAACGCCACCACTGGGAAATGAATTGATAAAAGGGGTAGGACTGGTTTTACTTTATTCGCTGCTGATGTCGTTACAAAACGTTGTCACAAGGGTAATTTTGAAAGAACAGTCTATCTTTGGTATGTTCAAATTGGGAGGATTTATTTCTCCTAGTCCCGGCAACTCACTTTTAATTTTATTTATACGTGTAGCGCTGGCAGCACCGATAATGGCTTTTGGGGTAGCGCCGCTAGTTTATCCCAATACTTGGCGTGATATCAAGCAACTGCTAAAGCCCAAAGAACGCCCCCGCCTCTGGTTTGCCATTATTAGCGGCGTTTGTCTGTTTCTGTCTCAATTCTTTATATATATTGCCCTCGGCAACATACCTACAGGTGTTGCCACCACCATTTTCTTTATCTATCCGCTAGTTACCATTTTGTTAGAATGGCTCTTGTTTGAAAAGCAGCCAACCTCTACTCTGATCTTGGCTATGGTCACGATATGTATAGGAGGCTATCTAACTATTCCCAACTTGTCAGCAGGGGCTAATAATAATATTGGGCTAGGAGCAGCGACAGCTATTGCATCAGGGGTGACTTTTGCACTTTATCTGATTTTTACAAAACTCAGTAAACTTAAGGGTGCCCCCGTTAGTGTAATTAGTTTCAGTACCATATTAGTATTGTCGTGGTTGGGTCTTTTGGTAGTAGGATACGACATTGATGGGGGAATGTGGCCTAAGCTAGTGGGTGCAGGTGTAGTTTTGGCTCTAACCACCCTGTTTGGCTATTTATTTAATAACATGGGTATTTTTCTGCTTGGCCCAACCCTAGCCTCAGTTATTGGAGCTAGCGGGCCTGCATTTACAGTTATCCTAGCTTTGCTGCTCATTCAGGAAAGCTTGCAGATCAACCAATGGATTGGGGTGGGGCTAGTAACTTTATGGGTACTTGGCATTAGCCTGGAAAACAGGAAGCGTCAGGCGTAG
- a CDS encoding formylglycine-generating enzyme family protein — translation MSEFKAQIGNVIASETRKIHSENVGKAVIEMVYIPDGTFLMGSTDSAEQSDSREKPQRQVTVAPFWIGKTQVTQAQWKAVAALPQIISELNPEPSYFKGEDRPVENISWYDSIEFCARLANFTGRPYRLPSEAEWEYACKAGTTTQFHFGDTITSELANLNGNYAYNSQPKGKHRQETINVGSLQVPNHFGLYDMHGNVWEWCADPWHENYVNAPSDARVWEEGGDDNYRMLRGGCWLNRPRFCRSAVRYRLLPDTRESASGLRIVVSSI, via the coding sequence ATGAGTGAATTTAAAGCGCAAATCGGCAACGTAATTGCATCAGAAACTAGAAAAATTCATAGCGAAAATGTAGGTAAGGCAGTCATCGAAATGGTATACATACCAGATGGCACCTTCCTCATGGGTTCAACAGATAGCGCGGAACAATCAGATAGCCGCGAAAAGCCACAGCGCCAGGTAACAGTTGCACCCTTCTGGATAGGAAAGACACAGGTAACGCAAGCACAGTGGAAAGCTGTAGCAGCCTTACCCCAAATCATTAGTGAATTGAATCCCGAACCATCTTACTTCAAAGGTGAAGATAGACCAGTCGAAAATATATCTTGGTACGATTCAATAGAATTTTGTGCTAGGCTTGCCAACTTTACCGGGCGCCCATATAGATTACCCAGCGAAGCAGAATGGGAATATGCTTGTAAAGCAGGAACAACTACACAATTCCATTTTGGCGACACAATTACATCAGAACTAGCTAATTTAAACGGAAATTACGCTTACAATTCTCAGCCAAAAGGAAAGCATCGTCAAGAAACAATAAATGTGGGGAGTCTACAAGTCCCCAATCATTTTGGATTGTACGATATGCACGGTAATGTTTGGGAATGGTGTGCAGATCCCTGGCATGAAAATTATGTTAACGCGCCCTCAGATGCTAGAGTTTGGGAAGAGGGTGGAGATGATAATTATCGGATGCTGCGCGGTGGTTGTTGGTTGAACCGTCCTCGGTTTTGTCGCAGTGCTGTCCGCTATAGATTGTTACCGGATACCAGGGAATCAGCAAGCGGGTTGAGGATTGTGGTTTCTTCAATTTAG
- a CDS encoding 2Fe-2S iron-sulfur cluster-binding protein, producing MSNYYTIRINNRQTGVEHSVQVPEDRYILTSVENQGVEMPFACRNGACTTCAVRVLAGVVHQPEAMGLSPQLRDKGYALLCVSYPRSDLEVETQDEDEVYELQFGQYFAKGKVRFGLPLDED from the coding sequence ATGAGCAATTACTACACGATTCGGATAAATAATCGCCAAACTGGTGTCGAACACTCTGTTCAAGTGCCAGAAGACCGCTATATTCTTACTAGCGTGGAAAACCAAGGCGTCGAGATGCCTTTTGCCTGCCGGAATGGAGCTTGTACTACTTGTGCCGTGCGCGTGTTGGCGGGTGTTGTCCATCAACCGGAGGCTATGGGGCTTTCTCCCCAATTGCGCGACAAGGGCTATGCTCTTTTGTGTGTGAGTTATCCCCGCTCCGATCTGGAAGTGGAAACGCAAGATGAGGATGAAGTCTACGAACTCCAGTTCGGTCAATACTTTGCTAAGGGCAAAGTCCGCTTCGGCTTACCCTTGGATGAAGATTAA
- a CDS encoding inositol monophosphatase family protein, whose product MNHTPEQLQILLDIATEAAMAAGVVLQNYLGKLEEIEEKGRPGDLVTAADKAAEAEILAVLRRHVPDHQILAEESGQLGDKSSEYLWAIDPLDGTTNYAHQYPFFSASVGLIIGGVSTVGVVFDPFHNELFRAARGLGATRNRRPIGVSKTTQLSKSLLVSGFAYDRRETSDNNYAEFCHLTHLTQGVRRSGSASLDLCHVAMGRLDGYWERGLSPWDVAAGVVIVEEAGGRVTAYDTSPLAIASGRILATNGHIHDSLSTELLQVPSMAAWSSDVVKNSV is encoded by the coding sequence ATGAACCATACACCCGAACAACTGCAAATTCTCCTCGACATTGCAACCGAAGCGGCAATGGCAGCAGGTGTCGTCTTGCAAAACTACTTAGGAAAATTAGAAGAAATAGAAGAAAAAGGTCGCCCCGGAGACTTAGTAACCGCAGCAGATAAAGCAGCAGAAGCCGAAATTCTGGCTGTACTGCGCCGCCACGTCCCAGATCATCAAATTCTGGCAGAAGAATCGGGACAATTGGGAGATAAAAGCAGCGAATACCTCTGGGCAATCGATCCCCTGGATGGCACAACAAATTACGCTCATCAATATCCCTTTTTCTCAGCGAGTGTCGGGTTGATAATAGGGGGAGTAAGTACAGTGGGGGTAGTTTTCGACCCCTTTCACAACGAACTGTTTCGCGCAGCTAGAGGATTAGGAGCAACTCGCAACCGCCGCCCGATCGGCGTATCCAAAACAACCCAGTTGAGCAAGAGCCTGCTAGTGTCAGGCTTTGCCTACGATCGCCGCGAAACATCTGATAATAACTATGCTGAATTTTGTCATCTCACCCACCTAACACAAGGAGTCCGACGCAGCGGTTCAGCATCGCTCGATTTGTGTCATGTTGCAATGGGGCGTTTGGATGGATATTGGGAACGGGGGCTTTCACCCTGGGATGTGGCAGCAGGTGTGGTTATAGTTGAGGAAGCAGGTGGGCGAGTGACCGCCTATGATACCAGCCCGTTGGCGATCGCGTCTGGTCGAATTCTGGCTACAAACGGACACATTCACGACAGCCTCAGCACCGAACTACTGCAAGTTCCTTCAATGGCAGCTTGGAGTAGTGATGTTGTCAAAAATTCTGTATGA
- a CDS encoding thermonuclease family protein produces the protein MKINTILDSAMPSGRRSLRLCNAFGFSILKCQTNIYGGFQELKSWKYKTIWRTLRHRSNIILAFACSLLLVGCQSTPPPVGMSVKIERVVNGQSVEVIDNAKQPPLLERLRLIGVEAPDMKQRPWGHKAQERLEQLIGGQPVILESDEETKDRYERRLAYLWRDRVLLNETLIREGYALFVPRSPNNKYDQRLSRAQEEARLMGRGIWNPKQPMRLSPSEFRRQYR, from the coding sequence ATGAAGATTAATACAATTTTGGATAGCGCTATGCCTTCAGGCAGGCGATCGCTAAGGCTTTGCAACGCTTTCGGATTTTCGATTTTAAAGTGTCAAACCAATATCTATGGAGGATTTCAGGAGTTAAAGTCTTGGAAATATAAAACAATATGGCGTACTTTACGCCACCGCTCGAATATTATCCTGGCTTTTGCATGCAGCCTTTTGCTCGTCGGTTGTCAATCCACACCACCGCCAGTAGGAATGAGTGTGAAAATCGAGCGGGTTGTCAACGGTCAAAGTGTGGAAGTGATAGACAACGCTAAACAACCACCATTGCTTGAGCGACTGCGACTGATTGGCGTCGAGGCTCCTGATATGAAACAGCGACCTTGGGGACATAAGGCGCAAGAACGACTAGAGCAGTTGATTGGCGGGCAACCCGTAATTCTTGAGTCAGATGAGGAAACAAAAGACCGATATGAGCGCAGGTTAGCTTATCTGTGGCGCGATCGCGTGTTGCTTAACGAGACACTAATCCGCGAAGGGTATGCCCTGTTTGTGCCGCGCTCGCCTAACAACAAATACGACCAACGCCTGTCTCGTGCCCAAGAAGAAGCCCGCCTTATGGGGCGAGGCATCTGGAACCCCAAACAACCCATGCGCCTCAGCCCATCTGAATTTCGGCGTCAGTATCGCTAA
- a CDS encoding ABC transporter ATP-binding protein: protein MTDQPILEVEDVYAGYVKDLDILQGVNFKIYPGELVAVIGPNGAGKSTLAKTIFGLLNPHKGKIIFKGQNIAGLKSDKIVQRGMCYVPQLANVFPSLSVEENLEMGAFISNAPLKPLKDKIFTMFPKLAERRRQRAGTLSGGERQMLAMGKALMLEPSLLILDEPSAALSPILVNSVFEQIKAINQTGKAIVLVEQNARKALEMAHRGYVLESGRDRFTGPGLELLNDPKVGELYLGAGKAH from the coding sequence ATGACCGACCAACCGATATTAGAAGTAGAAGATGTTTATGCAGGATATGTTAAAGATTTAGATATCCTGCAAGGCGTTAATTTTAAGATTTATCCCGGTGAATTGGTGGCTGTGATTGGCCCCAACGGTGCGGGGAAATCAACCTTAGCTAAGACTATATTTGGATTACTAAACCCCCACAAGGGCAAAATTATTTTTAAAGGCCAGAATATTGCTGGCTTAAAGTCAGATAAAATTGTCCAGCGCGGGATGTGTTACGTGCCGCAACTCGCCAATGTCTTTCCTTCTTTGAGCGTAGAAGAAAATTTAGAGATGGGCGCTTTTATTAGTAATGCTCCTTTAAAACCGCTCAAAGACAAAATATTTACTATGTTCCCCAAGCTTGCAGAACGCCGTCGTCAGCGTGCTGGAACGCTTTCTGGGGGAGAAAGGCAAATGCTAGCAATGGGAAAAGCTTTGATGCTTGAACCCAGTTTGTTGATATTAGATGAACCATCAGCAGCACTGTCGCCAATATTGGTTAATAGCGTATTTGAGCAGATTAAAGCTATTAATCAAACTGGTAAAGCAATTGTGCTTGTAGAACAAAATGCGCGGAAGGCTTTGGAGATGGCACATCGCGGTTATGTGTTGGAATCAGGACGCGATCGCTTCACGGGCCCCGGTTTAGAATTATTAAACGATCCCAAGGTAGGAGAACTCTATCTCGGTGCAGGTAAAGCTCATTAG
- a CDS encoding ATP phosphoribosyltransferase regulatory subunit, producing MVHQPPTGARDLLPLDVAQKRWIEHRLQQVFHRWGYHRIITSTLERLDTLMAGGAIARSTVIQVQDATEETLGLRPELTASIARASATRMEGASYPQRLYYNANVFRRDAEGDRGRQQEFYQAGVELLGGGGLLADAEVLLLLADCMNNLGLATWHLVLGEADLTRSLLSPFPPNLQDKVRECISHLDRVTLETLPLSTELLERALFLFDLRGRPADVLQRVSTLELDPSGREIVNNLKSLIELLDDSMADKGGFPLTLDLSLIQTLDYYTGIVFKAVSDTGAGAQILGQGGRYDELLQLYHPQGQKYPGIGFALNIEDLYQILLSSAEMPRQTPASDWLVVPQTAQAYSAAIAYAQTLRDSADLVRVEIDLGGREAQEVQNYARRRRISRIAWVKADGATEIETLGK from the coding sequence ATGGTTCATCAACCACCTACAGGCGCGAGGGATTTGCTACCCCTCGATGTTGCCCAAAAACGCTGGATCGAACACCGCTTGCAGCAGGTTTTCCACAGATGGGGGTATCACCGGATTATCACCTCGACTCTGGAGCGGTTGGATACTTTGATGGCAGGCGGTGCGATCGCGCGGTCAACTGTGATTCAGGTGCAGGATGCAACTGAAGAAACGCTGGGATTGCGCCCAGAACTGACGGCATCGATCGCGCGTGCATCTGCGACGCGCATGGAAGGAGCTAGCTATCCGCAACGGCTGTACTACAACGCTAATGTATTCCGCAGAGATGCTGAGGGCGATCGCGGGCGTCAGCAGGAGTTTTACCAAGCAGGGGTGGAACTCTTAGGCGGTGGTGGCTTGTTGGCCGATGCAGAGGTGTTGCTGTTGCTGGCAGACTGCATGAACAACCTCGGTTTGGCGACCTGGCACTTGGTTTTAGGGGAGGCAGATCTGACGCGATCGCTCCTCTCCCCATTTCCACCCAATCTGCAAGACAAAGTGCGCGAATGCATTTCCCATCTCGACCGCGTTACTCTCGAAACCCTGCCTTTATCGACCGAATTACTGGAACGTGCGCTATTTCTTTTTGACCTGCGCGGACGCCCAGCCGATGTGCTGCAAAGGGTTTCTACCTTGGAGCTAGATCCATCAGGACGAGAGATTGTCAACAATCTCAAATCGCTCATCGAACTGCTCGACGACAGTATGGCCGACAAGGGTGGATTCCCCCTAACTCTTGACCTGAGCTTAATCCAAACCTTGGATTACTACACGGGGATCGTGTTTAAAGCGGTGAGCGATACTGGGGCAGGAGCGCAGATTTTGGGGCAGGGCGGTCGCTATGACGAACTGCTGCAACTTTATCATCCGCAAGGACAAAAATATCCTGGAATTGGTTTTGCACTCAACATCGAAGACTTGTACCAAATTTTGCTGTCGAGCGCTGAAATGCCCCGCCAAACACCTGCAAGCGATTGGTTAGTCGTACCCCAGACAGCTCAAGCTTATAGTGCGGCGATCGCCTATGCCCAAACCCTAAGAGACTCCGCCGATCTAGTGCGGGTTGAGATCGATCTAGGAGGGCGCGAAGCGCAAGAAGTGCAAAACTATGCTCGCCGCCGTCGCATCAGCCGCATTGCCTGGGTTAAGGCTGATGGTGCTACTGAAATTGAGACGCTAGGAAAGTAG
- a CDS encoding DnaJ domain-containing protein, translated as MSIQIQRGLFKFDFTDNHAILGVPVDANPDDIRQRYKLIARRLHPDSCKAESKAEKELASQLFSKFVSPAYAQLSKERTRTEYLVTLRGMGKRLASEAAKIQLSTESAKQLSSAGANIDIAYKNAIANQAKTQYETIDKIADAIAQISEINMVYLMKKEGQGVGKTTQPAATTATGGIKTPSSGTSQPAATPAPAPATSRVEPNCRRAAEYLEKNNVAKAVLELRDAVQQEPNNSRAHGLLGMAYLRQNQATMAKIHINKALQVNPQEPDALKAKEILDKAMGKAAGGAGGKATTSAGKTPPGKTPPGKPPSGKPDDKQGGGGLFGGMFGGKKK; from the coding sequence ATGTCTATTCAAATACAACGCGGACTCTTTAAGTTTGATTTCACCGACAACCACGCAATTTTGGGCGTTCCAGTTGACGCGAACCCAGATGATATTCGTCAACGATATAAGCTGATTGCTCGTCGCCTGCATCCCGATAGTTGCAAAGCGGAAAGTAAAGCGGAAAAAGAACTGGCTAGCCAGCTTTTCTCGAAGTTTGTAAGTCCAGCATATGCACAACTCTCTAAGGAGCGCACAAGGACAGAATATCTAGTTACGCTCAGGGGAATGGGTAAACGTCTCGCCTCTGAAGCGGCAAAAATCCAACTAAGCACCGAAAGTGCCAAGCAGTTATCGAGTGCAGGCGCAAATATAGACATAGCCTACAAAAACGCGATCGCTAACCAGGCTAAAACCCAGTACGAAACTATTGACAAAATAGCGGACGCGATCGCTCAAATCAGCGAGATCAACATGGTCTACCTGATGAAAAAAGAAGGTCAAGGGGTTGGGAAAACCACTCAACCTGCTGCCACAACAGCAACTGGCGGTATCAAAACACCGTCAAGCGGGACATCGCAACCAGCCGCAACACCAGCGCCAGCACCTGCAACCTCAAGAGTCGAACCCAATTGCCGTCGCGCCGCCGAGTATTTGGAGAAGAACAATGTTGCCAAAGCAGTTCTGGAATTGCGGGATGCCGTGCAACAAGAGCCGAACAACAGCCGCGCTCACGGCTTGCTGGGGATGGCTTATTTGAGGCAAAATCAGGCAACAATGGCTAAAATTCACATTAACAAAGCGTTGCAAGTGAATCCCCAAGAACCAGACGCTTTAAAAGCCAAAGAGATACTAGACAAAGCTATGGGGAAAGCGGCTGGCGGTGCTGGTGGCAAGGCAACGACATCGGCTGGAAAAACACCCCCCGGAAAAACGCCCCCAGGCAAGCCACCATCTGGCAAGCCTGATGATAAACAAGGCGGAGGCGGGTTATTTGGCGGTATGTTTGGTGGCAAGAAAAAGTAA
- a CDS encoding ferredoxin family protein, producing MPHTIVTNTCEGVADCVDACPVACIHEGPGKNVLGTDWYWIDFSTCIDCGICLQVCPVEGAIVPEERPDLQKTP from the coding sequence GTGCCGCACACAATTGTTACCAATACCTGCGAAGGCGTCGCCGATTGCGTCGATGCCTGTCCTGTTGCTTGTATCCACGAAGGCCCCGGCAAAAATGTTCTGGGAACTGACTGGTACTGGATTGATTTTTCCACCTGCATCGATTGCGGTATCTGTCTACAGGTATGCCCTGTAGAAGGGGCAATTGTCCCGGAAGAACGACCGGATTTGCAGAAAACCCCATAA
- a CDS encoding Nif11 family protein gives MSKEPGYDLLKTADSNKAREKKLMALDSQASLVNLAQDFGWEFTQNDLDSVQEDLESDNYPTAI, from the coding sequence ATGTCAAAAGAACCTGGTTATGACTTATTAAAAACTGCCGATTCAAATAAGGCTAGGGAAAAGAAGCTAATGGCTCTCGATAGTCAGGCAAGCTTGGTCAACTTGGCTCAAGATTTCGGCTGGGAGTTTACCCAAAACGACCTAGATTCCGTACAAGAGGATCTAGAGTCAGATAACTATCCTACGGCGATTTAG
- a CDS encoding EamA family transporter, protein MGQLDNLPDNPSNGTPQSTEPIQRAMIQDIEKLGQNFIAQLNQDLDRLQADKMRLQQEIDGLQQQRQQQLAQQQQLAAQMAQVLASQLQEQLMQQMNQMPDTSHLHLNNSGGGDRLSTSQANEYNENTQKLLSSLDSTMRMTFKTLQQDLSSYQSSLAQQLSRMHSLEQQGEAILEALVKRLGQQIQAGGTTPAPTTVTQPTQNKPSASLTRPEKKQAPPAQLGFILVLLSTVALSIHNVIVGIIGYPNKIFGVVPLGGFIKLVLGNSLLILWLRMIVVLPLLALLAMFLYPPVWKDIRRFFKSKDTRAILNVVGSGFFLFLSQVLIYIAIAQIGPGVAVTILFMYPIITVPLAWLLFKDRPSALRWGVMAAVITGVVLVSLPKILAAAPTAATNPVVGVSMAAVSGVAFALYLIFMQLGFQKLHPVPVSLVQFSTIFVLTSFSLMLPLPEGFGVQVVQDKWPGFLLGAVILGVLTLAGYLLNNLGVRYMGPARASIVASSGPALTAILAFWITPSPQSSLQFVQWAGIVIVTVAVGALSFEKMVGAAKSAKPAK, encoded by the coding sequence ATGGGTCAACTGGACAATCTACCGGACAACCCTAGCAACGGCACTCCTCAGTCAACAGAGCCTATCCAAAGGGCAATGATTCAGGATATTGAAAAGCTGGGGCAAAATTTCATCGCCCAGTTGAATCAAGACCTAGATCGGCTTCAGGCTGACAAAATGCGGTTGCAGCAGGAGATCGACGGGTTACAGCAACAGCGTCAGCAGCAGCTTGCTCAACAGCAACAGCTAGCAGCGCAAATGGCTCAAGTTTTGGCGTCGCAGCTGCAAGAGCAACTAATGCAGCAAATGAATCAGATGCCAGATACATCGCACCTGCATCTGAATAACTCTGGTGGTGGCGATCGCTTATCTACCTCGCAGGCGAACGAGTACAACGAAAATACCCAAAAGTTACTCTCCTCGCTAGATTCGACAATGAGGATGACCTTCAAGACGCTGCAACAAGACCTTAGCAGCTATCAAAGTTCGCTTGCCCAGCAGTTGAGCCGGATGCACAGCCTGGAACAGCAAGGGGAGGCGATTTTAGAGGCTTTGGTCAAACGTCTGGGTCAACAAATCCAAGCCGGAGGGACTACGCCTGCGCCCACAACAGTAACGCAGCCAACACAAAACAAGCCCTCCGCGTCGCTAACTCGACCCGAAAAAAAGCAAGCCCCCCCAGCACAGTTGGGTTTTATTCTAGTCCTGCTTTCGACAGTGGCTTTGTCAATACATAACGTTATTGTCGGGATCATTGGCTACCCCAACAAAATCTTTGGTGTTGTCCCGTTGGGAGGATTCATCAAACTGGTTCTGGGCAACTCGCTGTTAATTTTATGGCTGCGGATGATAGTTGTCCTACCGTTATTGGCGCTTCTGGCGATGTTTCTCTATCCACCTGTGTGGAAAGACATAAGGAGGTTTTTTAAGTCAAAAGACACCCGTGCAATTTTAAATGTAGTGGGGAGCGGCTTTTTCCTCTTTTTGTCTCAGGTACTTATATACATAGCGATCGCCCAAATTGGCCCTGGGGTAGCTGTGACGATTCTGTTTATGTACCCTATCATTACAGTTCCCTTGGCATGGCTGCTGTTCAAAGATCGTCCCTCCGCACTCCGCTGGGGTGTGATGGCGGCTGTGATAACGGGTGTTGTTTTAGTTTCTTTGCCTAAGATCCTGGCAGCAGCACCTACCGCGGCGACTAATCCTGTTGTTGGTGTCTCTATGGCAGCAGTGTCGGGTGTAGCCTTTGCTTTATACCTGATTTTTATGCAGTTGGGTTTCCAAAAGCTTCACCCCGTACCCGTCAGCTTGGTTCAATTCTCCACCATTTTTGTATTGACCAGCTTTAGTTTGATGCTGCCATTACCCGAAGGTTTTGGCGTTCAGGTGGTGCAAGACAAGTGGCCTGGTTTCCTCCTGGGTGCCGTTATATTGGGTGTGTTGACACTCGCGGGCTATCTACTAAATAACTTGGGCGTTCGCTACATGGGGCCTGCCCGTGCATCTATCGTCGCTTCCAGCGGGCCTGCTCTAACAGCGATTTTGGCCTTTTGGATTACTCCAAGCCCTCAAAGTTCTTTGCAGTTCGTACAGTGGGCTGGGATAGTCATAGTAACTGTGGCAGTTGGTGCCCTGAGTTTTGAAAAGATGGTTGGTGCGGCTAAATCAGCTAAACCCGCTAAATAA
- a CDS encoding inorganic phosphate transporter: protein MIFLVALLAFYVAWNLGANDVANAMGTSVGSKAVTLRQALFIAGILEFLGAVLFGRAVSSTLATEIVNPTLFASQPQVLLIGMVSVLIGCGIWLQIATSRGLPVSSSHAVVGAIAGFSAIAAGVGAVNWSSLGTISLAWILTPVVSGAIAALFYSVVKRWILDPPDPLFQLREWIPWLSATLLGIFGVIVLPAVSQPIDILLADKFGISLPPHDIPLAIGAIATCSLTWFSWRELGTGDLKEEDKSSIQNPKSKIQNPIERHLARFQLLSACFVAFAHGSNDVGNAIAPLAAISYIDRTGSVPTAGFTIPIWILLVGGAGIVAGLAVWGKKVIATIGEGIIPLQPSSGFCAEIATATTILLASRFGLPVSTSHALVGAVVGIGLIQNWKSVRFQTLQTIALAWIITIPISAGLGAIIFMVARRLWLSA, encoded by the coding sequence ATGATTTTTCTAGTCGCCCTTCTAGCCTTCTACGTTGCTTGGAATCTAGGAGCAAACGATGTTGCCAACGCAATGGGCACGTCTGTGGGGTCTAAGGCTGTCACCCTACGGCAAGCTCTATTTATTGCTGGTATCTTGGAATTCTTAGGCGCCGTGCTGTTTGGGCGTGCTGTATCCTCAACGCTGGCGACGGAAATTGTTAATCCGACGCTGTTCGCATCGCAGCCACAAGTGTTACTAATCGGCATGGTATCCGTTCTCATAGGCTGCGGCATCTGGCTGCAAATTGCCACCAGTCGCGGCTTGCCAGTATCTTCTTCCCATGCTGTAGTAGGCGCGATCGCGGGTTTTAGCGCGATCGCTGCTGGTGTCGGTGCTGTTAACTGGTCTAGCTTAGGCACGATCTCCCTTGCGTGGATATTAACACCCGTCGTTAGTGGAGCGATCGCTGCTTTGTTCTACAGTGTCGTCAAGCGTTGGATTCTCGATCCACCCGATCCTCTATTCCAGTTGCGCGAGTGGATTCCCTGGCTGAGTGCAACGCTGCTGGGCATCTTTGGCGTAATTGTGCTACCAGCAGTAAGCCAACCAATAGATATTCTGCTTGCAGACAAATTCGGCATTAGCCTCCCCCCTCACGACATCCCCCTGGCTATAGGCGCGATCGCCACATGCTCCCTCACCTGGTTCAGTTGGCGAGAATTAGGCACTGGGGATTTGAAAGAAGAGGACAAATCCTCAATCCAAAATCCAAAATCCAAAATCCAAAATCCTATTGAACGGCATTTAGCGCGGTTTCAGCTCTTGAGTGCGTGTTTTGTCGCCTTTGCTCACGGTTCCAACGATGTGGGAAATGCGATCGCGCCCCTAGCGGCAATTTCATACATCGATCGCACAGGTTCCGTTCCCACCGCTGGCTTCACTATTCCCATCTGGATTCTCCTGGTTGGCGGCGCTGGTATTGTCGCAGGTTTAGCCGTTTGGGGTAAAAAAGTCATCGCTACGATTGGAGAAGGAATAATTCCCCTCCAGCCCAGCAGTGGATTCTGCGCCGAAATAGCCACCGCCACCACCATCCTGCTCGCCTCTCGGTTCGGCTTACCCGTCTCCACTTCCCACGCCTTAGTAGGTGCTGTCGTCGGGATTGGACTTATTCAAAACTGGAAGTCAGTTCGCTTTCAAACTCTACAAACAATCGCCCTTGCTTGGATAATTACCATCCCCATATCTGCTGGTCTTGGGGCAATAATCTTTATGGTTGCTCGTCGGCTATGGCTGAGTGCATAG